One segment of Clostridium ljungdahlii DSM 13528 DNA contains the following:
- a CDS encoding MCP four helix bundle domain-containing protein: MQSKITQIKSEIKSCEKYLYNTQDKNLIQDVKSEWNKYIDMHKQVIQLSRELKKDDAMKTKMKLVN, translated from the coding sequence ATGCAAAGCAAAATTACTCAGATAAAAAGTGAAATTAAATCATGTGAAAAGTATCTCTATAATACTCAAGACAAAAATTTAATTCAGGATGTTAAGAGTGAGTGGAATAAGTATATTGATATGCATAAACAAGTTATACAGTTAAGTAGAGAATTGAAGAAGGATGATGCTATGAAAACAAAGATGAAATTGGTGAATTAG
- a CDS encoding OsmC family protein, which translates to MLTLKCNAKLDGTFKVCAKVGNHEYIMDHSIENGGKDEGAIPGQMLLVALAGCKLMVISSYAQKRRITLEECEAQITGDFDEIKNGIGLNIKVDILVKTDADDKEIKKMNDFVDKNCSIAAILSQPNIVEGQIKRKK; encoded by the coding sequence ATGTTAACACTTAAATGTAATGCAAAATTGGATGGAACATTTAAAGTATGTGCTAAAGTAGGAAATCATGAATACATTATGGACCATTCAATTGAGAATGGCGGAAAGGATGAAGGTGCCATACCAGGTCAAATGCTATTAGTGGCTTTAGCTGGATGCAAATTAATGGTGATAAGTAGTTATGCTCAGAAAAGGAGAATTACTTTAGAAGAATGTGAGGCTCAAATCACTGGTGATTTTGATGAAATTAAAAATGGAATAGGTTTAAATATCAAAGTAGATATCTTAGTTAAAACAGATGCAGATGACAAAGAAATTAAAAAGATGAACGATTTTGTTGATAAAAATTGTAGTATTGCAGCCATCTTATCCCAGCCTAACATTGTCGAAGGACAAATAAAAAGAAAAAAGTGA
- a CDS encoding Crp/Fnr family transcriptional regulator, translating into MFKKYVDILSKISLFQDITKEDITIMLNCIKPKISQFKKNDLIAISGDEFKSVGIVISGKAVVVKENAAGNRMFMTNLNPGDMFGEMAVFSGKSVLPATVEAQDKCTVLFLPGEKIIGECKNMCSWHRPLIRNMFKIISNRALVLNKHVEYLNIKNLRGKISTFLIEQYKKSGKSTFKLPLKRNELAEFLNVSRPSLSREMCHMRDEGLIDFNRSSFHIKDIEGLKNMSE; encoded by the coding sequence TAGCTTATTTCAGGATATTACCAAAGAAGATATTACTATCATGTTAAATTGCATTAAACCTAAAATCAGTCAATTCAAGAAAAATGATTTGATTGCTATAAGTGGAGATGAATTTAAAAGCGTTGGAATTGTAATATCCGGGAAAGCTGTTGTAGTAAAGGAAAATGCTGCAGGAAACAGAATGTTTATGACAAATTTAAATCCAGGAGATATGTTTGGTGAAATGGCCGTTTTTTCAGGAAAATCTGTACTTCCAGCTACCGTTGAAGCTCAAGATAAGTGTACAGTTTTATTTTTACCTGGTGAAAAAATTATAGGTGAATGTAAAAACATGTGCTCATGGCACCGCCCTCTCATTCGCAATATGTTTAAAATTATATCTAATAGGGCGCTAGTGCTAAACAAACATGTAGAGTATTTAAATATCAAAAACTTAAGAGGTAAAATAAGTACCTTTTTAATAGAACAATATAAAAAATCAGGAAAAAGTACTTTCAAACTTCCCTTAAAACGAAATGAATTAGCTGAATTTTTAAATGTTTCAAGACCTTCCCTTTCACGGGAAATGTGTCATATGAGAGATGAAGGGCTTATTGATTTTAACAGATCATCTTTTCATATTAAGGATATTGAAGGATTAAAAAATATGTCAGAGTAA
- a CDS encoding YitT family protein: MKFIMKFIKKDDIINVVLIILGSFLGCISVNMFLTHAHLLSGGVTGIALIIQYLFKIQAGYVVLILNIPLFILSIIKLNKRFTIYSLIGMLTFSIGLILTQPISNILHINDNLLYCIYGGVLNGIGFGIVFSYHGSTGGLDIIAMLIRKKHSNFDIGKISFYINLIIVSISAFIFGIPNALYTLIAMYLTSAVLDKVVQGLYKSKSVIIITDKERDVTKHILEDLNRGVTMLYGEGAYTEKQKKILFCIIPLSQLPELKKIVTSCDKKAFISISDASEIMGKGFKRAI, from the coding sequence ATGAAATTTATTATGAAATTTATAAAAAAAGATGACATTATAAATGTAGTGCTTATTATTTTGGGAAGTTTTTTGGGATGTATTAGTGTCAACATGTTTTTAACTCATGCTCATTTATTAAGCGGTGGTGTTACTGGAATAGCTTTAATAATACAGTATTTATTTAAAATACAAGCAGGATATGTTGTACTTATATTAAATATTCCTTTATTTATTTTAAGCATAATAAAATTAAATAAACGATTTACTATCTATTCATTGATAGGCATGTTAACATTTTCAATAGGATTAATTCTTACACAACCTATATCAAATATATTACATATTAATGATAATTTACTTTATTGTATTTATGGTGGAGTTTTAAATGGAATAGGATTTGGCATTGTTTTTTCATATCATGGGTCTACAGGTGGTTTGGATATAATAGCTATGCTCATTAGAAAAAAGCATTCTAATTTTGATATAGGAAAAATATCTTTTTATATAAATCTTATTATAGTTTCTATTAGTGCTTTTATATTTGGAATACCTAATGCTCTTTATACGTTAATAGCTATGTATTTAACATCTGCTGTACTCGATAAAGTAGTACAAGGGTTATATAAATCTAAATCGGTAATCATTATTACTGATAAAGAAAGAGATGTTACTAAACATATACTTGAAGACCTTAACCGTGGAGTAACAATGCTCTATGGAGAAGGTGCCTATACGGAAAAACAAAAAAAGATACTCTTTTGTATAATTCCTTTATCTCAGTTACCTGAATTAAAAAAGATTGTTACTTCTTGTGATAAAAAAGCTTTTATAAGTATATCTGATGCTTCTGAAATAATGGGAAAAGGATTTAAAAGAGCTATATAA
- a CDS encoding response regulator transcription factor: MNKILLLEDDEALALGIDFTLQDEGYEVKRCSCVSEAKKTFDSETFDIVILDVMLPDGSGYDVCKYIRKRSQVPVIFLTACDEEVNVVLGLDIGADDYITKPFRVKEFISRIKAILRRTEKNNSDKSDILKSEKIVLNTTKLEAYRNGCDMSLSMQEYKLLLLFMTNPKRAMNREEILDKLSDGSGDYFDTNTLSVYIKRIREKIEDDSSNPKYIKTKRGFGYEWDLEVEKE, from the coding sequence TTGAATAAAATATTACTTCTAGAAGATGATGAGGCACTGGCACTTGGAATTGATTTTACTCTTCAAGATGAGGGGTATGAAGTGAAAAGGTGTTCCTGTGTTAGTGAAGCTAAAAAAACTTTTGACAGTGAAACTTTTGACATTGTTATATTAGATGTGATGTTACCAGATGGAAGTGGATATGATGTATGTAAATATATACGTAAAAGAAGTCAGGTTCCAGTAATATTTCTAACTGCTTGTGACGAAGAAGTAAACGTTGTTTTAGGACTTGATATAGGTGCGGATGATTATATAACAAAACCATTTAGGGTAAAAGAATTTATATCTAGAATTAAGGCAATTTTAAGAAGAACGGAAAAAAACAATTCGGATAAGAGTGATATATTAAAATCCGAAAAAATTGTTTTAAATACAACCAAATTAGAAGCCTATAGAAATGGATGTGATATGTCTCTTTCTATGCAGGAATATAAATTGTTATTACTTTTTATGACTAATCCCAAAAGAGCTATGAATAGAGAAGAAATACTAGACAAGCTTAGTGATGGAAGTGGAGATTACTTCGATACAAATACGCTTTCCGTATACATAAAGAGGATAAGAGAAAAAATAGAGGATGACTCTTCAAATCCTAAGTATATAAAAACAAAAAGAGGGTTTGGATATGAGTGGGATTTGGAAGTTGAAAAGGAGTAA
- a CDS encoding sensor histidine kinase gives MREYYENPELRKSSCIILILALLSILISSYTIDKSYEKIKDSYVDNNAAVVGKIVKTHPELKNQVVTVITKNSSGEDIKSGRRILKDYGYSTELNIGLMPQLENNYRNLSKFLFTSMVCFFAIVFLTNAILYIRIYKKLERLILAAKNMLDYNFDIRIYENAEGTFAKLAYAFDNMRVILKNNFSQIQHEKDFLVNTLSDISHQIKTPISSLIIYNDILLNRKIDGNKRIEFLENSKNQLNRIEWLVKSLLQLAKLDAGAIKFKMISLDINKTVMESLKFLDIKAESKNVKLKFYPGRDKIMLKYDHNWISEAIVNVIKNAIEHTKSGGEVNVFTEVSQVCTRIIVKDNGEGIPKEELKHVFERFYKGKMNKSTESIGIGLALSKSIIDGNGGMIDVKSKIGKGTVFTVTFLNTN, from the coding sequence ATGAGGGAGTATTATGAAAATCCGGAACTTAGGAAAAGTTCCTGTATTATATTGATTTTAGCTTTATTGTCAATACTCATAAGTTCTTATACTATTGATAAGAGTTATGAAAAAATAAAGGATAGTTATGTAGATAATAATGCAGCTGTTGTTGGTAAAATAGTAAAGACTCATCCTGAATTGAAAAATCAAGTGGTAACTGTTATAACGAAAAATAGCAGTGGGGAAGATATAAAAAGTGGAAGAAGAATATTGAAAGATTATGGGTATAGTACAGAATTGAATATAGGTTTGATGCCTCAATTGGAAAATAATTATAGAAATTTAAGTAAGTTTTTATTTACTTCTATGGTTTGTTTTTTTGCAATAGTGTTTTTAACAAATGCTATTTTATATATAAGAATATATAAAAAACTTGAAAGACTTATATTAGCAGCAAAAAATATGTTGGATTATAATTTTGACATAAGAATTTATGAGAATGCGGAAGGTACTTTTGCAAAGCTTGCCTATGCTTTTGATAACATGAGGGTGATTTTAAAAAATAATTTTTCACAAATACAGCATGAAAAAGATTTTTTAGTTAACACTCTGTCGGATATATCACATCAAATAAAAACTCCAATTTCATCCCTTATAATATATAATGATATACTTTTGAATAGAAAGATAGATGGTAATAAGAGAATCGAATTTTTAGAAAATAGTAAAAATCAACTAAATAGAATTGAATGGCTTGTAAAAAGTTTACTACAACTTGCAAAATTAGATGCAGGTGCAATAAAGTTTAAAATGATAAGTTTAGATATAAATAAAACTGTAATGGAATCTTTAAAATTTTTAGATATAAAAGCAGAAAGTAAGAATGTTAAACTCAAGTTTTATCCTGGCAGGGATAAAATTATGTTAAAGTATGATCATAATTGGATAAGTGAAGCAATTGTAAATGTAATTAAGAATGCAATTGAACACACGAAGTCTGGTGGGGAAGTTAATGTGTTTACTGAAGTAAGTCAGGTTTGCACCAGAATCATAGTTAAAGACAATGGAGAAGGAATACCGAAAGAAGAACTTAAACATGTTTTTGAAAGATTTTATAAAGGAAAGATGAATAAAAGCACTGAATCCATTGGAATTGGCCTTGCCCTTTCAAAATCCATAATTGATGGAAACGGTGGTATGATTGATGTAAAAAGTAAGATAGGTAAGGGAACTGTTTTTACTGTTACTTTTTTAAATACAAATTAA
- a CDS encoding ABC transporter ATP-binding protein, which yields MDEILKVESLSKTYGKGENKVEALKNVSFTINRGEFVAIIGASGSGKSTLLHMLGGLDRPTSGKVYIENEDIYKLNEEKLAIFRRRNIGFVFQFFNLIPVLNVEENISLPSLLDREKADKGYLDEVISMLGLKERVTHLPSELSGGQQQRVSIGRALINKPALILADEPTGNLDSKNSKEVIELLKLSSKKYNQTLIIITHDINVAEQADRVITIFDGEIKSDKSI from the coding sequence ATGGATGAAATATTAAAAGTTGAAAGCTTATCGAAGACTTATGGCAAGGGAGAAAATAAAGTTGAAGCTCTAAAGAATGTATCATTTACTATTAATAGAGGTGAATTTGTAGCAATAATAGGGGCATCTGGTTCTGGAAAAAGTACACTTCTACATATGCTGGGAGGACTTGACAGGCCAACATCAGGAAAAGTGTATATAGAAAATGAAGATATATATAAGTTAAATGAAGAAAAATTAGCTATATTTAGGAGAAGAAATATTGGGTTTGTATTTCAATTTTTTAATCTCATACCAGTTTTAAATGTAGAAGAAAACATATCTCTTCCATCACTTTTGGATAGGGAGAAAGCAGATAAAGGTTACTTAGATGAAGTAATAAGTATGCTTGGATTAAAAGAAAGGGTAACTCACCTTCCATCCGAGCTATCAGGAGGTCAGCAGCAGAGGGTATCAATTGGGAGGGCTCTTATAAATAAACCTGCACTTATACTTGCAGATGAACCAACTGGAAATTTAGACAGCAAAAATAGTAAAGAAGTAATAGAACTTTTAAAGTTATCATCAAAAAAATATAATCAAACTCTAATTATCATAACTCATGATATAAATGTAGCAGAGCAAGCAGATAGGGTTATTACTATATTTGATGGGGAAATAAAATCGGATAAATCAATCTAA
- a CDS encoding ABC transporter permease, giving the protein MNSYKEITNKYLKHNKKRTMLTILGVILSVALITAVGLFIESLQNSFVESAINQNGSYHVKIQKITADDYSQLKANPKIEKVGIQEKWFESNLKDGKKIEINKYNKSALEFLPKSYNAVKGRLPEKEGEIAIENWAFSYMKGDLKIGDTIKFETDKGEEKKFKITGIIQNQAETQYNGIALGMTYSTIFNIEKSAVYVSIYKNAGISNTVSELSNKFKGNCILNKDLLDYSGEGSNDLNKQLYGIAGVIIAIIVIATIAVIYNSFQISVIERMKQFGLLRAVGATPAQIRKIVLREASIISAIGIPLGLLSGIFAMFVVSKVFSIMSDTAFNNLKIVIPYYVLVISALVGVISIYLSAFIPARAASKVSPLVAISSRTSISKEKISKKRGNILKRFLNIESLMAFKNIKRNKKKFRVTVFSMVISMALFIFFSSFINMMTIFTGSQSEDVKMNFELIGVVDKNGASSLKENIINKVRQSKLVDKQYVSYGTYSSSTLIPNENRNDYLVKNAPKTYSDVTFENKKMSSIKTLFDIYDEDKIRSIKGYIKSGKVDTSNMAEENGVVIVRNNMLTVNERYYNGSIANLKVGDTIYIDKNMMYRPVQGEDYIGKSKKENEEFNKDNMIKVKVAAVVDDAPYQFYSDNLKLFHIIMTKDVMKNITGRDLNKMPVKISEIRLKDKKDEDKFNSFIEPICDKEGVKAVDISKQSEVARGNTMQLMILMYGFIVVISLIGAVNIINTITTNLILRKKEIASLSAIGMTYKNIRQMILKEGVLYGLYGAFYGGIVGSLLSYAVSSPMRKIIDFKWNIPWNFILVSGLAAIFIGLISVIKPLARIKRENIIDVIRQED; this is encoded by the coding sequence ATGAATAGTTATAAGGAAATAACAAATAAATATTTAAAACACAACAAAAAGAGGACAATGCTCACTATTTTAGGAGTAATACTTTCTGTGGCATTGATTACGGCAGTGGGATTATTTATTGAAAGTCTGCAAAATTCTTTTGTTGAAAGTGCTATAAATCAAAATGGAAGTTATCATGTTAAGATTCAAAAAATTACTGCAGATGATTACAGCCAGTTAAAAGCTAATCCTAAAATTGAAAAAGTAGGTATTCAAGAAAAGTGGTTTGAAAGTAATTTAAAAGATGGAAAAAAGATTGAAATTAATAAATACAATAAATCTGCTTTAGAATTTTTACCTAAAAGCTATAATGCAGTAAAGGGAAGACTTCCTGAAAAAGAAGGAGAAATAGCAATTGAAAACTGGGCATTTAGTTATATGAAGGGTGATCTTAAAATAGGAGATACTATAAAATTTGAGACAGATAAAGGAGAAGAAAAAAAATTTAAAATTACAGGAATTATTCAAAATCAGGCTGAAACTCAATACAACGGTATAGCTTTAGGCATGACTTACTCTACTATATTTAATATAGAAAAGTCTGCAGTATATGTGAGCATATACAAAAATGCAGGAATATCAAATACCGTATCAGAATTAAGTAATAAATTTAAAGGCAACTGTATTTTAAATAAAGATTTATTGGACTATTCAGGTGAAGGCAGTAACGATTTAAATAAACAATTGTATGGTATAGCAGGTGTAATAATAGCTATAATTGTAATAGCAACTATAGCTGTCATATATAATTCTTTTCAGATAAGTGTAATTGAGAGAATGAAGCAATTTGGACTTTTGAGGGCTGTTGGAGCGACACCAGCACAGATTAGAAAAATAGTTTTGAGGGAAGCATCCATAATAAGTGCGATAGGCATTCCACTTGGGCTTTTGTCTGGAATATTTGCAATGTTTGTAGTGAGCAAGGTATTTAGTATAATGTCAGATACAGCCTTTAACAATTTAAAAATAGTAATTCCTTACTATGTGCTTGTTATAAGTGCATTAGTTGGAGTGATTTCAATATATTTATCTGCATTTATTCCAGCAAGAGCTGCATCAAAGGTATCACCTTTAGTTGCTATAAGCAGCAGGACATCTATATCAAAGGAAAAGATAAGTAAAAAGAGGGGAAATATTTTAAAAAGATTTTTAAACATTGAAAGTTTAATGGCATTTAAAAATATAAAGAGAAATAAGAAAAAATTCAGAGTTACTGTTTTTTCAATGGTAATAAGTATGGCACTTTTTATATTCTTTTCATCTTTTATAAATATGATGACAATTTTTACAGGTTCACAGTCTGAAGATGTAAAAATGAATTTTGAATTAATTGGTGTAGTTGATAAAAATGGAGCAAGCTCCCTTAAAGAAAATATTATAAACAAAGTAAGGCAAAGTAAACTTGTAGATAAACAATATGTATCCTATGGAACTTATTCTTCCAGTACGTTGATTCCAAATGAAAATAGAAATGATTACTTAGTCAAAAATGCACCTAAGACTTATAGTGATGTGACCTTTGAAAATAAAAAGATGAGTTCTATAAAAACATTGTTTGATATTTATGATGAGGACAAGATTAGAAGCATTAAAGGCTATATTAAATCTGGTAAGGTAGATACTTCAAATATGGCTGAAGAAAATGGTGTTGTCATAGTAAGGAATAATATGTTAACTGTAAATGAAAGATACTATAATGGTTCAATTGCTAATTTAAAAGTTGGAGATACTATTTATATTGATAAGAATATGATGTATAGACCAGTACAGGGAGAAGATTATATTGGTAAGAGCAAAAAGGAAAATGAAGAGTTTAATAAAGACAATATGATAAAAGTAAAAGTAGCAGCAGTAGTAGATGATGCACCATATCAATTTTATTCAGATAATCTCAAACTTTTTCATATTATAATGACAAAAGATGTGATGAAGAATATTACTGGTAGAGATTTAAATAAGATGCCTGTAAAAATATCTGAAATACGTTTAAAGGATAAAAAAGATGAGGATAAGTTTAATAGTTTTATTGAACCAATATGTGATAAAGAAGGAGTAAAGGCTGTTGATATATCCAAACAATCTGAAGTTGCCAGGGGAAATACGATGCAGCTTATGATACTTATGTACGGATTTATAGTTGTAATTTCTCTAATAGGTGCAGTTAATATAATAAATACTATAACTACTAACCTGATTTTAAGAAAAAAAGAAATAGCATCTTTAAGTGCTATTGGCATGACTTATAAAAATATAAGACAGATGATATTAAAAGAAGGAGTTTTATATGGATTATATGGTGCATTTTATGGTGGTATTGTAGGCAGTCTGTTATCTTATGCAGTATCATCACCTATGAGAAAAATTATTGATTTTAAGTGGAATATTCCATGGAATTTCATACTTGTGAGCGGATTAGCTGCAATATTTATAGGGTTAATATCTGTAATAAAACCTTTAGCTAGAATTAAAAGGGAAAATATAATAGATGTCATAAGACAAGAAGATTAA